In Campylobacter sp. VBCF_01 NA2, one DNA window encodes the following:
- the rnpA gene encoding ribonuclease P protein component: MSENQVFSEVYKSAAKWHCDCAVVYFMDGERRFSAIASKKIGNAVKRNRTKRLLRAAFYNQQNLLKDGTFIIIAKKQIENMSFKEIERSLRWAFKKIGSIK; this comes from the coding sequence ATAAGCGAAAATCAGGTTTTTTCAGAAGTTTATAAAAGTGCTGCGAAATGGCACTGTGATTGCGCTGTCGTGTATTTTATGGACGGCGAGCGCAGGTTTAGTGCGATAGCTAGTAAAAAGATTGGAAATGCGGTTAAGCGAAATCGCACCAAACGCCTGCTAAGAGCGGCGTTTTATAATCAGCAAAATTTATTAAAAGATGGCACTTTTATCATTATCGCAAAAAAACAGATTGAAAACATGAGTTTTAAAGAGATAGAGCGAAGTTTGCGTTGGGCTTTTAAAAAGATAGGTTCGATAAAATGA
- the yidD gene encoding membrane protein insertion efficiency factor YidD: MRNFCVFLIKFYRAFISPLLPASCRYYPTCSTYALYQFKFNHPLHAFFATLIRILKCNPFFKGGIDHPIIKHNFKFNFFWACKNSALGVKPKIWFIPYSKNQYYIIFRR, translated from the coding sequence ATGAGAAATTTTTGTGTTTTTTTGATTAAATTTTACAGAGCCTTTATTTCACCTCTTTTACCTGCGAGTTGTCGCTACTATCCCACATGCTCTACTTACGCGCTCTATCAGTTTAAATTTAACCACCCCTTACACGCATTTTTTGCTACATTAATTAGAATTTTAAAGTGCAACCCTTTTTTCAAGGGCGGTATAGATCACCCTATCATCAAGCATAATTTTAAATTTAATTTTTTTTGGGCATGCAAAAACAGTGCTTTGGGCGTAAAACCAAAAATTTGGTTTATACCATATTCAAAAAATCAGTATTATATAATATTTAGGAGATAA
- the yidC gene encoding membrane protein insertase YidC: protein MLDQISQQKRLGLAILLAFLFFVAYDHFYMSKVRAAMEANKTATAAQSAQSVAKQAPTSASASITPSASAGASAQNQLVKIVGKEANFTIDNFGRISSYTLNDKKFTKDGEPINLISQNGDSKPLEIRFEDANLNELAFSTPYTASADRLDITNGAASVVLTQNLGDFVVSKNLKFNPNGSYEIDIKFNRPTSYFITPGSRPDVEVDGYTIHGITVGKSDDTVEIFEDGDVSENERVENAVFVASSDRYYTSLFFGENLNTTITSANDISQAFIRTNGDFKSIGYIGPKDYVTLKEVDPKLTNVIEYGWFTFIARPMFKFLRWIYSHVGNWGWAIVILTLIIRAALFPLSYKGMLSMNKLKDLAPKMKELQEKYKGDPQKLQMHMMELYRKNGANPMGGCLPILLQIPVFFAIYRVLLNAIELKGAEWAMWIHDLSLKDPYYILPILMTALMFLQQKITPTSFTDPMQEKVMKFLPLMFGVFFLMFPAGLTLYWTVNNMCSIVQQYVINKIFARQKQAQISEKKHEN from the coding sequence GTGTTAGATCAAATATCCCAACAAAAACGCCTAGGACTAGCTATTTTGCTAGCTTTTTTGTTTTTTGTGGCATACGACCATTTTTATATGTCAAAAGTCAGAGCTGCTATGGAGGCGAACAAAACAGCCACTGCCGCACAAAGTGCGCAAAGCGTGGCAAAACAAGCCCCAACTAGCGCAAGTGCTAGCATAACTCCAAGCGCAAGCGCGGGTGCGAGCGCGCAAAATCAGTTGGTCAAAATCGTCGGCAAAGAGGCGAATTTTACGATTGATAATTTCGGTCGCATTAGCTCATACACACTAAATGATAAAAAATTTACAAAAGATGGCGAACCGATAAATTTAATCAGCCAAAATGGCGATTCAAAACCGCTTGAAATTAGATTTGAAGACGCTAATTTAAATGAGTTAGCATTTTCGACGCCATATACTGCTTCCGCTGATAGATTAGATATCACAAACGGCGCGGCTAGCGTGGTTTTGACGCAAAATTTAGGCGATTTTGTAGTTAGTAAAAATTTGAAATTTAACCCAAATGGAAGTTACGAAATCGATATCAAATTTAACCGCCCGACTTCGTATTTTATCACACCTGGCTCTCGCCCTGATGTCGAGGTAGATGGATACACAATCCACGGTATCACAGTGGGCAAAAGCGACGATACAGTGGAGATTTTCGAAGACGGCGATGTGAGCGAAAACGAACGCGTCGAAAACGCTGTATTTGTGGCTAGCTCAGATAGATACTACACGAGCCTATTTTTTGGCGAAAATTTAAACACCACGATTACTAGCGCAAACGATATTTCGCAAGCCTTCATTAGAACAAACGGCGATTTTAAGAGCATTGGCTATATCGGACCGAAGGATTATGTAACCCTAAAAGAGGTAGATCCAAAGCTAACTAATGTCATCGAGTATGGCTGGTTTACCTTCATCGCAAGGCCTATGTTTAAATTTTTGCGCTGGATTTACAGCCATGTAGGCAACTGGGGCTGGGCGATTGTGATACTTACGCTAATTATCCGCGCAGCACTCTTTCCGCTTAGCTACAAGGGTATGTTATCAATGAATAAGCTAAAAGATTTAGCCCCAAAAATGAAAGAGTTGCAAGAAAAATACAAAGGCGATCCGCAAAAATTGCAAATGCACATGATGGAGCTATATCGCAAAAACGGCGCGAACCCAATGGGCGGATGTTTGCCGATACTACTTCAAATCCCGGTATTTTTCGCGATTTACCGCGTGCTTTTAAACGCAATCGAGCTAAAAGGCGCCGAGTGGGCTATGTGGATCCACGATCTATCGCTAAAAGATCCATATTATATCTTGCCGATTTTGATGACAGCGCTTATGTTTTTACAGCAAAAGATCACGCCTACTTCATTTACAGACCCAATGCAAGAGAAGGTAATGAAATTCTTACCACTAATGTTTGGTGTGTTTTTCCTAATGTTCCCAGCGGGTCTTACGCTGTATTGGACTGTGAATAATATGTGTTCGATAGTGCAACAATATGTCATAAACAAAATCTTTGCTCGCCAAAAGCAAGCCCAAATTTCGGAGAAAAAACATGAAAATTGA
- a CDS encoding Jag N-terminal domain-containing protein: MKIEAINLTQAYQKAADEFGCSITELNIRVIQQPSSGFLGFFKKNAIIEVVKKGEKFPQSENLSQKPNDEKKPQNSQKTRSANSHKVRKEKPKATINDEICKDIEQKITNLIAQSGFNLSVCEVKIHDENSVYIKIDGDDSALLIGKEGHRYKAFSYMIYNWISMKYNLSVVFEVAEFLQNQSKHIDSYVGALKANANGSKIVTKPFDGAFVKIASDKIKESFPDRTIGIKSTRNGKIIIIDEKN; encoded by the coding sequence ATGAAAATTGAAGCGATAAATTTAACGCAAGCTTACCAAAAAGCAGCAGATGAGTTTGGGTGTTCGATTACTGAGCTAAATATCAGGGTGATTCAACAGCCAAGTAGCGGATTTTTGGGCTTTTTTAAGAAAAACGCCATTATCGAGGTTGTCAAAAAGGGCGAGAAATTTCCACAAAGCGAAAATTTAAGCCAAAAACCAAATGATGAGAAAAAACCGCAAAATTCGCAAAAAACTAGAAGCGCAAATTCGCACAAAGTCCGCAAAGAAAAGCCAAAAGCTACCATAAATGATGAAATTTGCAAAGATATCGAGCAAAAAATCACAAATTTAATCGCACAAAGCGGATTTAATCTTAGTGTTTGCGAGGTTAAAATTCACGATGAAAACAGCGTCTATATCAAAATCGACGGCGATGATAGCGCGCTTTTAATCGGCAAAGAAGGCCACAGATACAAGGCATTTTCGTATATGATTTATAACTGGATTAGTATGAAATACAACCTCTCTGTCGTTTTTGAAGTGGCTGAATTTTTGCAAAACCAAAGCAAACATATTGATTCGTATGTGGGCGCATTAAAGGCGAACGCAAACGGCTCAAAAATCGTAACCAAGCCATTTGACGGGGCATTTGTCAAAATCGCTAGCGACAAGATTAAAGAAAGCTTCCCAGATCGCACGATCGGTATCAAATCCACTCGTAACGGCAAAATCATCATAATCGACGAAAAAAATTAA
- the mnmE gene encoding tRNA uridine-5-carboxymethylaminomethyl(34) synthesis GTPase MnmE, which translates to MNQTIAAIATAHGVGGISIVRISGAGALQIAREISHKNDFSPRHATLANLYGTDGVKFGEAIFIYFKAPHSFTGEDVVEIQTHGGLISSSMALDSVVSLGARIAEPGEFSKRAFLNGKMDLSKAEAISDLILSRSESAAKILSRNLHGELEGFVNDLRAKLVKTLAFAEVCIDYAEEDLPRDVLENSLKMLNENIENLEKITQISKSRKGLIEGFKVAIVGKPNVGKSSILNALLNYERAIVSDEAGTTRDRIEESLKIGTHLIRIIDTAGIRHGESKTENIGISYSIKAIDEADIILAVFDSSAKFENEDEKIVQILEQKSNKKIFYILNKSDLAQNFAYNFAQKPLKISAKNGVDEILKELEIYLNSQNFDGLMLSNTRQINACQNALNALKSAREKLNEAELEIFAYEMNRAIEQISSISRPFERDEILDEMFGNFCLGK; encoded by the coding sequence ATGAATCAAACAATCGCTGCTATCGCCACCGCTCATGGAGTCGGTGGAATATCAATCGTGCGTATAAGCGGGGCAGGCGCCCTGCAAATCGCGCGCGAAATTTCACATAAAAATGACTTCTCACCGCGCCACGCCACACTAGCGAATTTATACGGCACTGACGGGGTGAAATTTGGCGAGGCGATTTTTATATATTTCAAAGCCCCGCATAGCTTCACTGGCGAAGATGTCGTGGAGATACAAACACACGGCGGACTTATTAGCTCGTCTATGGCGCTTGATAGCGTGGTTTCGCTAGGAGCGCGTATCGCTGAGCCTGGGGAGTTTAGCAAAAGGGCGTTTTTAAATGGCAAAATGGATTTAAGCAAGGCTGAGGCGATTAGCGATTTGATACTTTCTCGCTCAGAAAGTGCGGCTAAGATTTTATCTCGTAACTTGCACGGCGAGCTTGAAGGCTTTGTAAATGACCTGCGCGCTAAGCTTGTCAAAACTCTTGCATTTGCCGAGGTTTGCATAGATTATGCCGAAGAGGATTTGCCACGCGATGTGCTTGAAAATTCGCTAAAAATGCTAAATGAAAACATAGAAAATTTAGAAAAAATCACCCAGATTAGCAAGAGCAGAAAAGGGTTAATCGAGGGCTTTAAGGTCGCAATCGTAGGCAAACCAAATGTGGGCAAAAGCAGTATTTTAAACGCGCTTTTAAACTACGAGCGCGCAATCGTCAGCGATGAGGCGGGCACGACTAGGGATAGAATCGAAGAGAGCCTTAAAATCGGCACTCACCTAATCCGTATCATTGATACAGCAGGCATTAGGCATGGCGAGAGCAAGACCGAAAATATCGGCATTTCATACTCAATCAAGGCGATTGATGAGGCTGATATTATCCTGGCTGTGTTTGATAGCTCTGCGAAATTTGAGAACGAAGATGAAAAAATCGTCCAAATTTTGGAGCAAAAAAGCAATAAAAAAATATTTTATATCCTAAATAAATCTGATTTAGCGCAAAATTTTGCATATAATTTTGCGCAAAAACCGCTTAAAATTTCAGCCAAAAATGGCGTCGATGAGATTTTAAAAGAGCTTGAAATTTATCTAAATTCGCAGAATTTCGACGGACTTATGCTAAGTAATACTCGCCAAATCAATGCTTGCCAAAACGCGCTAAACGCCCTAAAAAGCGCGCGCGAAAAGCTAAACGAGGCCGAGCTTGAAATTTTTGCTTATGAAATGAATCGCGCCATAGAGCAGATTTCATCGATTTCTAGGCCCTTTGAGAGGGACGAAATTTTAGATGAAATGTTTGGGAATTTTTGCCTAGGAAAGTGA
- a CDS encoding lysophospholipid acyltransferase family protein yields the protein MREKFEYFLAVILIKLAKILPTNFLYFFFDFLAKFAFFALKSRAKIAIKNLSLAYPQKSAGEIKTLARENFRSVAKTLTQTLLFYHERLDFNALIANKDEALEKVKALKGDSKNGILFFTAHFGNWEVLAHFCGANGFPMAVVGRRGNNELIEDRLVTPFRKKYGNELIYKDNAMRGLVERLRAGKNVGILPDQKPGGKNSLKTTFFGRKCYTTKTIASLYLKFNPVLIPIFARRMSDGRYEIVIKDFTPPSADLDKSQAEQFITQQCNDIFEEVVRSAPEQWFWMHNRWKVG from the coding sequence ATGAGAGAAAAATTTGAATATTTCCTAGCCGTAATTTTAATAAAATTAGCCAAAATTCTACCGACAAATTTCTTATATTTTTTCTTTGATTTCTTGGCGAAATTCGCCTTTTTTGCGCTAAAATCACGCGCAAAAATCGCTATAAAAAACCTCAGCCTTGCCTACCCACAAAAATCAGCTGGCGAGATTAAAACCCTAGCGCGCGAAAATTTCCGCTCTGTGGCCAAAACCCTGACCCAAACCCTGCTTTTCTACCATGAAAGGCTCGATTTTAACGCACTTATTGCAAACAAAGATGAGGCATTAGAAAAGGTAAAAGCGCTAAAAGGCGACAGCAAAAACGGCATTTTGTTTTTTACAGCGCATTTTGGAAACTGGGAAGTTTTAGCCCATTTTTGCGGCGCAAACGGCTTTCCTATGGCGGTTGTGGGACGCAGGGGAAATAACGAACTCATCGAAGATCGCCTAGTTACGCCATTTCGCAAAAAATACGGCAACGAGCTAATCTACAAAGATAACGCCATGCGCGGGCTTGTCGAGCGTCTAAGGGCGGGCAAAAATGTAGGAATCCTGCCAGATCAAAAGCCGGGCGGAAAAAACAGCCTAAAAACCACATTTTTTGGGCGCAAGTGTTACACCACAAAGACGATTGCGTCGCTGTATTTGAAATTTAACCCAGTCCTAATCCCCATTTTTGCGCGTCGCATGAGTGATGGTCGCTACGAAATCGTCATCAAAGATTTCACCCCGCCAAGCGCGGATTTGGATAAATCACAGGCTGAGCAGTTTATAACCCAGCAGTGCAACGATATCTTCGAAGAGGTCGTGCGAAGCGCGCCCGAGCAGTGGTTTTGGATGCATAATCGCTGGAAAGTTGGCTAA
- a CDS encoding ELM1/GtrOC1 family putative glycosyltransferase, with protein sequence MRALIFTDGRKGHESQSVAFCELKGLEFELCKVSYKNKILKILSYFLDFLGLKFKIFECENKNFANFDIFVGAGSVTYYPLKYCAAKFGKKSVALMYPKGYKKDFSLIFANAHDTTQTAPNVVILPTNLNLSKVANFYAPKKSAIAFVIGGPNASFDMSSEICEIIEEIKAKFPLHEYTLTTSPRTPRDIEVQFERANFDFSVIYSKNQINPIGDFLEGCEWIFITQDSVSMISEAVCNGRANVAVLALPRKNSHNKFDDFIANLAQNECLRIYAKNGELKPTKKINLSQILQGISL encoded by the coding sequence ATGAGAGCGCTTATCTTTACCGACGGGCGCAAGGGGCATGAGAGCCAAAGCGTGGCGTTTTGCGAGTTAAAAGGCTTGGAATTTGAGCTTTGCAAGGTTAGTTATAAAAACAAAATTTTAAAAATTCTCTCATATTTTTTGGATTTTTTGGGGCTGAAATTTAAAATTTTCGAGTGCGAAAACAAAAATTTTGCGAATTTTGACATTTTCGTGGGAGCTGGGTCTGTGACATACTATCCCTTAAAATACTGTGCCGCGAAATTTGGCAAAAAAAGCGTTGCGCTAATGTATCCAAAAGGCTATAAAAAGGACTTTTCGCTCATTTTCGCTAACGCTCACGATACCACGCAAACTGCGCCAAATGTGGTGATTTTGCCGACGAATTTAAACCTTAGCAAAGTAGCGAATTTCTACGCTCCCAAAAAAAGCGCGATCGCATTTGTCATCGGTGGGCCAAACGCTTCGTTTGATATGAGTAGCGAAATTTGCGAGATTATAGAAGAGATTAAGGCGAAATTTCCGCTCCACGAATACACTCTGACTACTAGCCCACGCACACCACGCGATATCGAGGTGCAGTTTGAGCGCGCGAATTTCGATTTTAGCGTGATTTATAGCAAAAATCAGATTAATCCAATCGGCGATTTTTTGGAGGGTTGCGAGTGGATTTTTATCACGCAAGATTCTGTTTCGATGATAAGCGAGGCTGTGTGCAATGGTCGCGCAAATGTCGCTGTTTTGGCACTTCCACGCAAAAATTCGCACAATAAATTTGACGATTTTATCGCAAATTTAGCGCAAAATGAGTGTTTGCGAATTTACGCTAAAAACGGCGAGTTAAAACCGACAAAAAAGATAAATTTAAGCCAAATTTTACAAGGAATTAGCCTATGA
- a CDS encoding glycosyltransferase family 4 protein: MRVVQILPELNEGGVERGVVELTREFAKFGVESVVISNSGKLVSELEKNGVRHIKFDVCSKNIFTALSRASALKEILREIAPDIVHVRSRVPAWLVKFAKGGLNFGLVSTVHGLNSVNFYSKIMVDADKIICVSNATKDYVVRNFGADVSKIRVIPRGIDLDKFNPRNLDAEFMAKFRAEFGLKKGDFIVASVGRITQLKDYETLIKAGQILKQSFGEGLKILIVGGVREDKKEYFLGLQNLARELNLAQSVIFAGSQSKIPEIYALSNVVVSASKKPESFGRSVAEAIALNAPVVASNHGGVLDIIKSGENGEFFAVGDERGLAAMIERAKDYKFDGYGYIAENFSLAQMVEKTMSVYKEMVW, encoded by the coding sequence ATGAGAGTGGTGCAAATACTGCCAGAACTTAACGAGGGCGGCGTCGAGCGCGGTGTGGTCGAGCTCACGCGCGAATTTGCTAAATTTGGCGTGGAGAGCGTGGTGATTAGTAACAGCGGAAAGCTAGTAAGCGAGCTAGAAAAAAACGGCGTGCGCCACATAAAATTCGATGTTTGCTCCAAAAATATATTCACAGCGCTTTCCCGCGCTAGTGCGCTAAAAGAAATTTTGCGCGAGATCGCCCCAGATATCGTGCATGTGCGCTCTCGCGTGCCTGCGTGGCTAGTGAAATTCGCCAAAGGGGGGCTAAATTTTGGGCTAGTTAGCACCGTGCATGGGCTAAATTCTGTGAATTTTTACAGCAAAATCATGGTTGATGCCGATAAAATCATCTGTGTCAGCAACGCTACGAAGGATTATGTGGTGCGAAATTTCGGCGCAGATGTCAGCAAAATCAGGGTGATTCCGCGCGGAATTGATTTGGATAAATTTAATCCTAGGAATTTAGACGCCGAATTTATGGCGAAATTTCGCGCCGAATTTGGGCTAAAAAAGGGCGATTTCATCGTCGCAAGTGTCGGCCGCATAACGCAACTCAAAGACTATGAAACACTCATAAAAGCGGGGCAAATTTTAAAGCAAAGCTTTGGTGAGGGGCTAAAAATTTTAATCGTGGGCGGTGTGCGAGAGGATAAAAAAGAGTATTTTTTGGGGCTACAAAATTTAGCGCGTGAGTTAAATTTGGCGCAAAGCGTGATTTTTGCGGGTTCGCAAAGCAAAATCCCTGAGATTTACGCGCTAAGCAATGTCGTCGTGAGTGCGTCGAAAAAACCTGAGAGTTTCGGGCGAAGTGTAGCCGAGGCGATCGCGCTAAATGCGCCTGTGGTGGCGAGCAATCACGGCGGCGTGCTAGATATAATCAAATCTGGCGAAAATGGCGAGTTTTTCGCCGTGGGCGATGAGAGGGGGTTAGCTGCGATGATAGAGCGCGCGAAGGATTATAAATTTGACGGATACGGCTACATAGCGGAGAATTTCAGTTTAGCACAAATGGTGGAGAAAACTATGAGTGTGTATAAGGAGATGGTGTGGTAA